The genomic region CGGATGCGCTGTCTTCGCCGGGTGAAATCAAAGCCTGGGGCGGCGTGAAACATGGTTCGCGTCTGATTGATTCACGCACGCTCACTGTCGCGTGCAGCGCCGCAGAAGCCATGAAACCCGTTCGCCGCATCGGCGGCGCGAGAGGCTGGTATTATGGCAATTGGTTGTGGCGCTTGCGGGGCTTTCTGGATTTGTTGATGGGCGGCGCCGGCATGCGGCGCGGCCGCCGCGATCCCGAATGGCTCGCGCCCGGCGACACCGTCGATTTCTGGCGCGTCGAAGCGTTCGAGCCGGATCAT from Cytophagia bacterium CHB2 harbors:
- a CDS encoding DUF2867 domain-containing protein, encoding DALSSPGEIKAWGGVKHGSRLIDSRTLTVACSAAEAMKPVRRIGGARGWYYGNWLWRLRGFLDLLMGGAGMRRGRRDPEWLAPGDTVDFWRVEAFEPDHLLRLFAEMKLPGRAWLQFEVEPHVHGATIRQTAIFDPAGVLGLLYWYMLYPLHELVFAGMLRGIARAAAKAYQDQN